A single bacterium DNA region contains:
- the dnaJ gene encoding molecular chaperone DnaJ: MKVTKRDYYEILSVNKDAAADEIKKAYRVLAKKHHPDNNPGNKTAEEKFKEAAEAYEILSDPEKRARYDQFGHEGVSSAFGKEGFTWSNFTHFGDVEDILGEFFDSSILGNIFGFGSNRKRTQRGADLRYDLTLSLKEAAFGCEKKIKINRKEICTTCNGTGAKPGSSSTTCSTCQGKGQVRQVQGFFSINATCPRCQGRGEVIKNPCLSCGGSRQVKNTRQIVVKIPAGVNNGNSIKIPKEGEISSSGGAQGNLYVVINVEEDELFIREDSDILCEVAISFTQAALGCEISIPTLEKENIKMKIPSGTQSHKVFRLKGKGIPSLHGGERGDQHVRVIVKTPTDLTEEEKNTLREFAQKRGEEVAYIEAKESIFKKFNLKFK; encoded by the coding sequence ATAAAGGTGACTAAAAGAGATTACTATGAAATATTAAGTGTCAATAAAGATGCTGCTGCCGATGAGATTAAAAAAGCTTACCGAGTTTTAGCTAAAAAACACCATCCCGATAATAATCCCGGAAATAAAACAGCCGAGGAAAAGTTTAAAGAAGCTGCCGAAGCTTATGAAATATTAAGTGACCCTGAAAAAAGAGCTCGTTATGATCAATTTGGCCATGAAGGAGTATCTTCTGCCTTTGGCAAGGAAGGATTTACCTGGTCTAATTTTACCCACTTTGGAGATGTTGAAGACATTCTGGGAGAATTTTTTGATAGTAGTATTTTGGGTAATATTTTTGGTTTTGGCAGTAATAGAAAAAGAACTCAACGAGGAGCTGATTTAAGATATGATCTAACTTTAAGTTTAAAAGAAGCAGCTTTTGGTTGCGAAAAGAAGATTAAGATAAATCGGAAAGAAATATGCACTACCTGTAATGGCACAGGAGCCAAGCCAGGAAGTAGCAGCACTACTTGTTCTACTTGCCAGGGAAAAGGCCAAGTAAGACAAGTGCAAGGATTTTTTAGTATCAACGCTACTTGTCCTCGTTGCCAAGGAAGGGGTGAAGTCATTAAAAACCCTTGTCTATCTTGTGGAGGAAGTAGGCAGGTTAAAAATACTCGTCAGATAGTAGTTAAGATTCCCGCAGGAGTAAATAATGGCAATAGTATTAAGATACCCAAGGAAGGAGAAATAAGTTCAAGTGGAGGAGCTCAAGGTAATTTATATGTAGTCATTAACGTGGAAGAAGATGAGCTCTTTATTCGAGAAGATAGTGATATCTTATGCGAAGTAGCTATTAGCTTTACCCAAGCAGCTTTAGGGTGTGAAATATCTATTCCTACCTTGGAAAAAGAAAATATTAAGATGAAGATTCCATCTGGTACTCAATCCCATAAAGTATTTAGATTAAAGGGAAAAGGCATTCCATCTCTTCACGGAGGAGAAAGAGGAGACCAACATGTAAGGGTTATCGTTAAAACTCCCACTGATTTAACAGAAGAGGAAAAAAATACCTTACGAGAATTTGCTCAAAAAAGAGGCGAGGAAGTAGCTTATATTGAAGCCAAAGAGAGCATCTTTAAAAAATTTAATCTAAAATTTAAATAA
- a CDS encoding 16S rRNA (uracil(1498)-N(3))-methyltransferase has product MNHKRLFISEIKDHNFEITSPEQVHYLKNVLRLKKKEEIIILDGKGWEYKTEVERINTNKIKVVSKEEIFHPLENYSLILYQSLLKSPKMDFLVQKTSELNVSKFVPIVTTRSLRYLSKEVVKNKVAHWQKIAMSSASQSKRVRLMEIAEPIWLKKDFLKKETFGKAVVFWEEEQKNLREELLFLKDPKSISLFVGPEGGLTKEEIDLLRSQGVVSVSLGNQILRSETAAVVVVAIILYQWGII; this is encoded by the coding sequence ATGAATCATAAAAGGTTGTTTATCTCAGAAATAAAGGATCATAACTTTGAGATTACCTCTCCAGAACAAGTTCATTATTTAAAAAATGTCTTACGTCTTAAAAAGAAAGAAGAAATAATAATATTAGATGGAAAGGGATGGGAATACAAGACCGAAGTTGAAAGGATAAATACTAACAAGATCAAGGTGGTCTCAAAAGAAGAAATTTTTCATCCTTTGGAAAATTATAGTCTTATCTTATATCAAAGTCTTTTAAAAAGTCCTAAAATGGATTTTTTAGTTCAAAAGACAAGCGAATTAAATGTAAGTAAATTTGTCCCTATTGTAACCACCAGATCCTTAAGATACTTATCAAAAGAAGTAGTCAAGAATAAAGTAGCTCATTGGCAAAAGATAGCTATGTCTTCTGCTTCTCAATCTAAAAGAGTTAGATTGATGGAGATAGCAGAACCCATCTGGCTAAAAAAAGATTTTTTAAAAAAAGAAACTTTTGGTAAGGCAGTTGTCTTCTGGGAAGAAGAGCAAAAAAACTTAAGAGAAGAACTACTTTTCTTAAAAGATCCAAAAAGCATATCTTTATTTGTAGGACCAGAAGGGGGTCTCACTAAAGAAGAGATAGATCTTTTAAGATCTCAAGGAGTAGTTTCTGTTTCTTTAGGAAACCAAATATTGCGAAGCGAAACAGCAGCCGTGGTAGTAGTAGCTATCATCTTGTATCAATGGGGAATAATATAA
- the pilB gene encoding type IV-A pilus assembly ATPase PilB: MVDISEDQSKKKKYRLGEMLVSAGIITHEQLEVALKEQNKTRDQLGRLLVKLNFATEEVIASFIASQLGISFVSLAEIGFSEIDPKVAKSIPDNIIQRQKLIPIAREGNILTVAMANPLNIIAIDDIGIITGYEVKPVIATESEINAAIEKYYGTDLMRNVVKDTEARKVEIVEVEDIGKAIMEGGGAPVVTLVNHILIEAIKNNASDIHIEPFEKTLRVRYRIDGLLHEAITPPKQLQNALISRIKIMSHLDIAERRLPQDGRTKVRLHDRDIDLRISILPTTFGEKAVMRILDSSALAMDITSLGLEPDAFPVYRKNVQVPYGFILVTGPTGSGKTTTLYSTLKLINTIGKNVITIEDPVEYVLPGINQVQVRPDIGLNFANGLRSFLRQDPDIIMVGEIRDKETAEVAINAALTGHLVFSTLHTNDASGAVTRLLNMGVEPFLISSTVVMCVAQRLIRVICPNCKEPYPPDEGTLAELGKKWKDLETLYRGKGCKNCAKIGYKGRVAIFEVLEIDEAIKEMIARRATASEVKNCARQKGMITLREAAIRKVATGLTTIEELRRITAEEAIL; this comes from the coding sequence ATGGTAGACATTTCTGAGGATCAATCTAAAAAGAAGAAATACCGCTTAGGTGAAATGTTAGTAAGCGCTGGAATAATTACTCACGAGCAATTAGAAGTAGCCTTAAAAGAACAAAATAAGACCAGGGATCAGTTAGGAAGGTTACTGGTAAAGTTAAACTTTGCAACAGAAGAAGTAATTGCTTCTTTTATAGCTTCTCAGCTCGGAATCTCCTTTGTAAGTTTAGCTGAAATTGGTTTTTCTGAAATTGATCCTAAGGTAGCTAAGTCTATTCCTGACAATATTATCCAGAGACAAAAATTAATTCCTATTGCTCGAGAAGGAAATATTTTAACAGTAGCTATGGCTAATCCTTTAAATATTATCGCCATAGATGACATTGGTATAATTACCGGTTATGAAGTAAAACCAGTTATTGCTACGGAAAGTGAAATTAATGCGGCTATAGAAAAGTATTACGGCACAGATTTAATGAGGAATGTAGTCAAGGATACTGAAGCCCGAAAAGTAGAGATAGTAGAAGTAGAAGATATAGGTAAAGCTATAATGGAGGGAGGCGGAGCTCCGGTAGTAACCTTAGTTAATCATATCTTAATAGAAGCTATAAAAAATAATGCCAGTGATATTCATATAGAACCTTTTGAAAAAACATTAAGGGTTCGTTATCGGATTGATGGTTTATTACATGAAGCTATTACCCCTCCTAAGCAATTACAAAATGCTCTTATTTCCCGAATAAAAATTATGTCTCATTTAGATATTGCTGAGCGGCGATTGCCTCAGGATGGACGAACAAAAGTAAGACTACACGACCGGGACATAGATTTAAGAATTTCTATTTTACCTACTACCTTTGGAGAAAAAGCAGTCATGAGAATTTTAGACTCTTCAGCTTTAGCGATGGATATTACTAGTTTAGGATTAGAGCCAGATGCTTTTCCTGTTTATAGAAAGAATGTGCAAGTTCCTTATGGATTTATTTTAGTCACTGGCCCTACTGGTAGTGGAAAAACAACTACTCTTTATTCAACTTTAAAACTAATAAACACTATTGGTAAAAATGTGATAACGATTGAGGACCCGGTTGAGTATGTCTTGCCTGGAATTAACCAAGTTCAAGTGCGACCAGATATTGGTTTAAATTTTGCTAATGGATTAAGATCTTTCTTAAGACAAGATCCAGATATTATCATGGTAGGAGAAATAAGGGATAAAGAGACAGCCGAAGTAGCTATTAATGCTGCCTTAACTGGACACTTAGTCTTTAGCACCCTCCATACTAATGATGCCTCAGGAGCTGTTACTAGATTATTAAATATGGGGGTAGAACCATTTTTAATCTCTTCTACTGTGGTGATGTGTGTAGCTCAAAGACTTATTAGAGTAATCTGTCCAAATTGTAAAGAACCTTATCCTCCCGATGAAGGAACACTCGCGGAATTAGGAAAAAAATGGAAGGATCTAGAAACTTTATATCGAGGAAAAGGATGTAAAAACTGTGCTAAGATAGGATACAAAGGGAGAGTAGCTATTTTTGAGGTCTTAGAAATAGATGAAGCAATTAAGGAAATGATTGCTCGTCGAGCTACTGCTTCAGAGGTAAAAAATTGTGCTCGCCAAAAAGGAATGATCACTTTACGAGAAGCAGCGATTAGGAAAGTAGCCACTGGTCTCACTACTATAGAAGAGCTTAGAAGAATTACGGCTGAAGAAGCTATTTTATAA
- a CDS encoding type IV pilus twitching motility protein PilT, whose amino-acid sequence MYKLNELVYLMSEKNASDLHLIVGTSPQFRIDGVLTSLSYEEKLLPDTCKDLVYSVLTEDQKQIFEKNGELDLSFGVKGVGRIRMNVFRQRGSVGAALRNIPSQTKTFEELSLPEVVNKIVQYPSGLVLVTGSTGSGKSTTLASMIDYINERKQCNIITIEDPIEFLHRHKSSIVSQREVRFDTKSYATALKYILRQDPDVILIGEMRDLETISAALIVAETGHLVFATLHTSDAIQSINRIIDVFPSHQQQQIRTQLSFVLKAVICQQLLLGANGRGRILACEVLIATPAIRNIIRDNKIQQAYTTMQGGRSLGMQTMNMSLYELAISRKITEEEALNHTTEPGDLRKMLKLD is encoded by the coding sequence GTGTATAAGTTAAACGAGTTAGTCTATCTGATGTCTGAAAAAAATGCTTCTGACCTCCACTTAATAGTAGGAACTTCTCCTCAATTTCGAATCGATGGTGTTTTAACTTCTTTAAGTTATGAAGAAAAATTACTACCTGATACTTGTAAGGATTTAGTTTATAGCGTCTTAACAGAAGATCAAAAGCAAATTTTTGAAAAAAATGGAGAGTTAGATCTTTCTTTTGGGGTAAAAGGTGTGGGTAGAATAAGAATGAATGTCTTTAGACAAAGAGGTTCTGTGGGAGCGGCTTTAAGAAATATTCCCAGTCAAACTAAAACCTTTGAGGAGTTAAGTTTACCTGAAGTAGTAAATAAGATTGTCCAGTATCCCAGTGGTTTAGTCTTAGTCACCGGTTCTACCGGTAGTGGGAAATCTACTACCTTAGCTTCCATGATAGATTATATTAATGAAAGAAAACAATGTAATATTATCACCATAGAAGATCCTATTGAATTTCTTCATCGTCATAAGTCTTCCATTGTCTCTCAAAGAGAAGTCCGATTTGATACTAAATCTTATGCGACTGCCTTAAAATACATTCTTCGTCAAGATCCAGATGTAATCTTAATTGGAGAAATGAGAGACTTAGAGACTATCTCGGCTGCTTTAATTGTAGCTGAAACTGGTCATTTGGTCTTTGCTACCTTACATACTTCTGATGCTATTCAATCAATAAATCGGATTATTGATGTCTTTCCTTCTCATCAACAACAACAAATAAGGACCCAACTCTCCTTTGTCTTAAAAGCTGTAATTTGTCAACAACTATTATTGGGAGCTAATGGAAGAGGAAGAATATTAGCTTGTGAAGTTCTAATTGCCACTCCGGCGATAAGAAATATTATTCGAGATAATAAGATTCAACAAGCTTACACTACTATGCAAGGGGGAAGATCTTTAGGTATGCAAACTATGAATATGTCTTTATATGAGTTAGCGATTAGTCGAAAAATCACTGAAGAAGAAGCTTTAAACCACACTACCGAACCTGGTGACTTAAGAAAGATGCTTAAATTAGATTAA
- a CDS encoding type II secretion system F family protein — MVSFEYKVRTVDKNIIVGTIEASNQKAAITDLHQKKYMILSIKEKGSTLPFKLTGFSIKPGAKINQKTLVIFSRQLATLINAGIPIIQSLNILIEEERNKRFKPTIIEICSDIEKGSTISEALGKHPKVFSQLYVSMVRSGELGGILDVLLLRLATYLEFLDDLRKKVRSAMVYPSTVFAIAAIIISFLLAVVVPKFKETFSSFGASLPMPTQIVIAAGDFVGNYIIYMIICLIAFIYGIIFVRKTTKGGFFLDKLLLKIPVLGEVIRKVAITKFSRTLGSLIKGGVSILESLEVVALTANNRVIEKAIMDSRVSIREGERIADPLRQSGVFPPMVVQMIAIGEETGSLDEMLSKISEFYDREVSTAISTMTSLIEPILILFLGVVVGGILISMFLPIFSLSGVIKY, encoded by the coding sequence ATGGTTTCTTTTGAATATAAAGTAAGAACCGTAGATAAAAATATAATCGTAGGAACGATAGAAGCATCAAACCAAAAAGCAGCAATAACTGATTTACACCAAAAAAAATATATGATCCTTTCCATTAAAGAAAAAGGATCTACTTTACCTTTTAAATTAACTGGATTCTCTATCAAACCAGGAGCTAAAATCAACCAAAAAACTTTGGTTATTTTTAGTAGGCAATTAGCTACCTTGATAAATGCCGGCATTCCTATTATCCAAAGCTTAAATATCTTGATTGAAGAAGAAAGAAATAAAAGATTTAAACCAACCATTATTGAAATTTGTTCTGATATTGAAAAAGGATCAACTATTTCAGAGGCTTTAGGTAAGCATCCTAAAGTATTTTCTCAGTTATATGTAAGTATGGTTAGATCTGGGGAATTAGGGGGAATTTTAGATGTTCTCTTATTAAGGTTAGCTACTTATTTAGAATTTTTAGACGATTTAAGAAAAAAAGTTCGAAGTGCGATGGTTTATCCTTCGACTGTCTTTGCTATTGCTGCCATTATCATAAGTTTTTTATTAGCGGTAGTGGTGCCTAAATTTAAAGAAACTTTTTCTAGTTTTGGGGCTTCCTTGCCTATGCCCACCCAAATAGTAATAGCAGCAGGAGATTTTGTTGGGAATTATATTATCTATATGATAATATGCTTAATAGCCTTTATTTATGGAATTATTTTCGTAAGAAAGACAACCAAAGGAGGATTTTTTTTAGATAAACTACTCTTGAAGATCCCTGTCCTGGGAGAAGTAATTCGTAAGGTGGCTATCACTAAATTTTCTCGCACTTTAGGTAGTTTAATTAAAGGCGGGGTTTCCATCTTGGAATCTTTAGAAGTAGTAGCTTTAACTGCTAATAATAGAGTAATTGAAAAAGCTATTATGGATTCTCGAGTTTCAATCAGAGAAGGTGAACGGATTGCTGATCCTTTAAGGCAAAGTGGAGTATTTCCTCCTATGGTAGTTCAGATGATCGCTATTGGAGAAGAGACTGGCTCTTTAGATGAAATGCTATCTAAAATAAGTGAGTTTTATGACCGAGAAGTTAGTACGGCTATATCTACGATGACTTCTCTGATTGAACCTATTTTAATCTTATTTTTAGGTGTAGTGGTAGGGGGAATTCTCATCTCTATGTTTTTACCTATCTTTTCCTTAAGCGGAGTTATAAAATATTAA
- a CDS encoding MerR family transcriptional regulator — protein MPEKLLFTISEVSRLVKIKPHVLRYWESEFSNLRPEKSESGQRKYRQKDLDLILKIKELLYNKKYTILGAKEVLKKEPIELEVKSSYLDLSWIRKELNDLLQILEQ, from the coding sequence ATGCCAGAAAAATTACTTTTTACTATTAGCGAAGTATCTCGTTTAGTTAAAATAAAGCCTCATGTTTTAAGATACTGGGAAAGTGAATTTAGTAATCTAAGACCAGAAAAGAGTGAATCTGGCCAAAGGAAGTATCGACAAAAAGACTTAGATTTAATCCTAAAGATTAAAGAATTATTATATAATAAAAAATACACCATTTTAGGAGCCAAAGAAGTCTTAAAAAAAGAACCAATAGAGTTAGAAGTAAAAAGTAGTTATCTTGATCTAAGTTGGATCAGAAAAGAACTAAATGACCTCCTTCAGATATTAGAACAGTAG
- a CDS encoding 4-(cytidine 5'-diphospho)-2-C-methyl-D-erythritol kinase, whose product MKAYAPAKVNLYLRVLAKRKDGYHNIETIMQTISLYDTLIFSKRDDAKIILSGDNSLIPNNSDNLVFKAAKILKKYTNYKKGVNIFLKKRIPIAAGLGGGSSDAASTLMALNKFWEINLSQDKLIALSQKLGADVPFFLVRGTVLATGTGTTLTPLKPIPKTWLVLIYPKIKISTKWVYNKVKIKLTKNNLDIRIRQLNYEYKFIPLLFNSLEEVVLKYYPLVGEIKKELKEKGSLGVLMSGSGSSVFGITATKEEAKLIYRYFKSINYPVWIAYFI is encoded by the coding sequence ATGAAAGCATATGCTCCAGCCAAAGTAAACTTATATTTAAGAGTATTAGCCAAGCGAAAAGATGGTTACCATAATATTGAAACAATAATGCAGACTATATCTCTGTACGACACTCTTATTTTTTCAAAAAGAGACGATGCTAAGATTATTCTTTCTGGTGATAATTCTTTAATTCCCAACAATAGTGATAATTTAGTTTTTAAAGCTGCTAAAATTTTAAAGAAGTATACTAATTATAAAAAGGGAGTAAATATCTTTCTCAAGAAAAGAATCCCCATAGCCGCAGGATTAGGAGGAGGAAGTAGTGATGCGGCTTCAACTTTAATGGCTTTAAATAAATTTTGGGAAATAAATTTAAGTCAAGATAAGCTGATAGCTTTAAGCCAAAAATTAGGAGCGGATGTGCCATTTTTTTTAGTCAGAGGAACTGTCCTGGCTACCGGAACTGGAACTACCCTTACTCCCCTGAAACCAATTCCTAAAACTTGGTTAGTCCTTATTTATCCTAAGATTAAAATTTCGACTAAGTGGGTCTATAATAAAGTAAAAATTAAGTTGACAAAAAATAATCTAGACATTAGAATAAGGCAATTAAATTATGAGTATAAATTTATCCCATTATTGTTTAATTCTTTAGAAGAGGTAGTGCTAAAATATTATCCTTTGGTAGGAGAAATAAAAAAGGAACTTAAAGAAAAAGGATCTTTGGGAGTTTTGATGTCTGGAAGCGGCTCTAGCGTTTTTGGAATTACTGCTACCAAGGAAGAAGCTAAATTAATTTATAGATACTTTAAATCTATTAATTACCCAGTCTGGATAGCTTATTTTATTTAA